aaacagtgttttattttcatgCCAGGAGAGGATCAAGGTGTAGCTCCCGTGTTAGCACCAGGACAACTAGGAAAAGTCAGGCGCAAAGGGTAGGGCACAATCAGCAAATATTTCACAAGGATAATTTCTGCTTTTCCCTTCTCATTCTTCACAGTGCATACCTCGAGAGCTGCCACTGAGTAACAAAGACTCCTGCCTTCACAGCTCAAAATAACTGATTTCTGCCAGGACTGAACATCAGCAGAGTTTTCCTCTGCTCCCAAAAAGGTCTCACTCCCTAAAACTGTCCCCCTAAACTGAATATTCACTGATGCTGGCTGAGGAGCCAAGTGAAAAATACAGCAAAACCTCCACTTGCTGAACCAGTCTTTAAACCAAACTCCACAGAAAGACAGAACTAATGCAACTAGAGGGAGTGCCTCTAAAGACTGAGCCTTCATGCACAGACACAGAGCACAGAGGTACAGGGTATAGTTCATTTCAAATAGGATAGGAATTCCTATCTTATATACTATAATCTGCCTTTTTCAAGGTGGAGGAGAGATGGATCTGGTTATCATTTGGAGTTTGGTTATACATATGCCTTTCTATTGCTGTTTGGGGCACACACATCACCAGGCAGTATCTATGAAATCATCATCTTGTGACCCCAGGAGAAAGAAACTGGAGCCACCAACTCAACGTTAAGCTTCCAGACTCTGGGTCTGGATCAGGACCATTACCCCAAGGTAAGGGTCTCACCAGTAGAGGACCTCCTGCCAAATTGGAATTCCTCTGCTCCAGTCTCATGGTACCAAGGAGGATTTCTCAAGACTGTATCTTTGAGCTCTGTGATTTCATGAGCCACACCAAGGAACCTTCAAAACTACACCTGAAGCAGATCCTCCCTTCAAACCTGCTAAAACTGTACAGGTCTTCTCCTCTGGCATTCAACTGGAAGCTGTAGCAATGGGTTTCTTCAGATGTTGGCTCATGAGTTCCCTGGCCCGAGATACTTGGATATGTTCGTAACATGAGTTACAGACGAGAACTGGATCATAGAGTTGTTGATCAGGAATGGGCAACTTCAGGTGGCAGCAGCCAGCACAAAATACATTCCCACAATTTCTGCCAAAGCACAAAGAGGGGAGAGTTCATCAGAAATGCCGATATACTGGGAATGAATGATACTCTAAAAGGCCTTACATGAGTAAAGAAAAAGttgggagaaaacaaaaatagttcCTATTAAGATATCTCCATTTTCAGGTTAATTCAGTTTAGTTCATAACTATGTCCCTCAGCAGGTTTTACGAGCCATACTGAATCATAGGCAACATCTTACCTGCAATGGTGTCTGCGTTTGGCCAACCAGAATTCACAGTCACAATTATAGCAATGTGATGCCATATGGTCTGGAACCCAGCGAGTCACCTAACAGAAGGCACAAGGAAAAATCccaggtccttgtcaacagagtgGAAAAGCAACACTGCAACAAGGAAAGCATCCCAGAAGAAAATGACAAGGCCTAGGCAGCTACTACTTCCCTACAGAGAGACTCATCTGGGGAAGAACATGTCACTCATCTCTGAGAAGTATGAGAACTCACTGGCTTGCAGAAGTACCTGCCACATATTTGCCTGGACATACCTCAGTCTCTTTCTTATCAACAGGTTCCCAGCTTGCTTCTGAAAGGCAGTCTTCACTGTGATCAGAACCAAAATCTTCTGTATCACTGCCATCTGACTCCTTCAAACACGTCTAAAGGAAAAGCAAaggcatcaccaccatcatcttcatcatcgctaacatttattgtttactaTGCATCAGGCACTGTTCCTAAGTGCATCACATGCGTGAATTTATTTAAttcctcacaacaatcttatgtatgctattattatccccattttacaaatatggaaaCTAAGCCATAGAGAGAGTTAAGAGCTGATAATAGGTAGTAAACGTGGGATTTGGACCTAGTGTTCCAGCTTCAGACCCGTGCTCTTAACCAATATGCTCCATCACAGCAAGGAAAGAATATTTCTCCTGTTACATTCTAAATCAGGAGTTCGCAAACTACGGCCCACAGGCCAAtttggcccactgcctgtttttgtaagtcAAGTTGGAAGACAGCCACACTCAATTCATTTACACATGGTCATTATGGCTGCTTCTGTGCCACGACAGAAGAGCCTAGTAGCTGCAAAAGAGATTATATGTCTCACAAAGCCtgaagtatttactatctggctctttaccaAACAAATTTGCTGACTCCTGTTCTAAACCATCACCCTGAATAGTAAGAAGTTGTTAGCCCTGACCACCCCACCAGCAGAGAAGTGGGCAGCAGGCAAGGGGGAATGTCCTAGAGCTGGCTTCTAGAAGCTCCCTGAGGACTGCTGTGCCAGAACCCAAGGCCTCCCGACCCAGCGAAGCCTAGATGGTCCTCATAATCTCTCACCTGGCTTATTCCAAAACGTCCTAACCAGCCTCCCCACCTGGGTTTCATCCGCTTGACACACTGTTGCTAGGGTAGTAGCACTCTTTTTagtactcaattttttttttttggccgtgccattcggcatgcaggatcttagttccccgatgagggatcgaacccatgccccctgcgttggcagcgcggagtctaaaccactggaccaccagggaagtccctctagggTAGTACTcttaaatgcaaatctgatcatgtgaCTCACTAGCCAAAACTTTTATTGCCTTGAGGGTAGAATCCACACAACACAGGCACTCAAGCTGACCTTTCTCATCCCTTTCCACTTCCCAAGTTCACCTCCCGCCGCACTACCAACTCCCTCCCTCACAGTCCCAGCACAAgtgtgcacgcatgcacacacacgtgtgcgaacacacacacacccctttattCAAGCCATACCGCTGGAGTACCTATTGCCTCCATGCTTCTGcaaatggtatttctttttcactctctACATGGCTAAAAGCGACACAATCTTCAGCACTCGGCTCAAGCATTAGCTTCTCAGGAGAGCCTTCCCCGACCTTTGACTCCACCCAGGCCCCCAACACCTGATGCTTCCCTCAACACTTAAGAACAGCATTCTAACTGTCTCCTTGTCTCTCCcaatagactgtgagctccttgcgAGCAGGGACTATGTCTTTCATCCGACAGCCCAACCCCCTAACTCTGGCACACAGCAAGTACCCAGTGAATGGATATGGAATGGGCGAAAGGCTGGACGGATGGACAGAACGAGTGGCTGGGTGGCAGTAGGTGAGTACTTACAAAATCATCCTCATAGTCCATGGGGGGCTCTGCTGGAGGGGCGCAGCAGTGGCGGATATCCAGCCTCATCTGCAGCTCACGCACCTGTCGACGTAGCTGTTCCACCTCTTGCTTGTACCCTGCTTCAATCTGCCGTAATCTATGCTGGATCACATCCGTGGGAAAGGGGAGTCCATCGTCATCCAGGTAGAGAGGAGGCACTGGAGAAGGGCAGCTCAGGGGAACGGGCTTCGTGCTGGAGACCTGCTTTGGGTGACCAGACAACCACATCTGGTTGTTTTTTCCTCCTGGACCAGTACAGTGTCCATTGGAATGACTAGAACAGACCGGTGACCTCACCCCTTCTCTCTGAGCCCACTGTCCCCCAAAGTAGGACCCTGTTGCCCGCATCTGCTTACTGCTCGACCTCTTGCTACAACAGCCATAGGAAAGCAGCCGCCGAGGGGTGGTCTCCCCACTCGGGAATGAAGTCACCATCCCTTGGAAGCTGTCCCAGTTGGACCCTAAGAAAGAGAACTCACTGATCTGGCTCTGAGAAATTGGCTTTCGGGCCAATTCCAATGGCACCTTTCCAAAGCGAGGGTTTTCCAATAACTGCCCATTCCTATTATTCTCTCTTTTGCCCATGTCTTCTTCCCCCTGAATCAGATCTGGCACAGAACTGGGCTGTTCCTGGTGGGAGACACTTGCCACAGACCCTGGCGGGTCTTGGTTGAGAAAGTCAGTGCTTGGGTCTGGAGGAATTTGGCAGGTAGCGCTCGGTGGGTTGCAAAGGGTGCCCAGCCCGTGAGCTGGAGCACCTCTGGAGGGCACACCTAGCACAGAGTCTAGCTGGGCCTGCTCGGGGGCACCTGTGAGGGAGTCCTGGGAAGACTCAGGAAAATCACAAGCTCCATCACGCTTGCTGGAAACAACTTTAGAGAGTGCTCGGACAGCTGCTTTTTCAGGACAATGTTCAGGTGGCTCCTCTGTGCCATCTAAAGTCCTACCCAGCTCATCCTGGGCAGGAGGGTCGGGAGCTGGTGCCTTAGTCTCTTCTAGGACTTTGGTCTCAGGATCAGAGGTGCCGCCCTTCGCTTCCTGGGGCACCGCAGCATTAAGCAGTCTGTAACTTGGAGAAGAGCTTCTGTGACTCTTGACAGGTTTATTGCTCAAGTAGTCTTTCTGGCTGCTGGGCAGAGATGGAGGAAGAGCCATTTCTCCTACAGTCTGCTGAAGACCTCCTACCCCAGATTCCACGACGGTTGTCTCGGATCCCTCAGGATTGCCGTGCCAGGGCTCCAGGCCTACTCTGGCCTCCTGACAGTGGTTATTCAGGTTAGGGTCACTGGACGTGCGCGTCAGGGGGCTGCTTGTGTCACAGGCAGAAAGAAGATCATCCATAGATCTCGTTTTAGGTAATCTGGAATGACAACACACCACCTCCAGGTCAGGAACTGAGCTACCTCCCATATACAGGAATTGGGTCATCAAAGCAATCAAAGCCAGAGTTCACAAGAAATAACAACATTTAAGATTACAGAtgaccaatgttcactgcaaaaAGTCTGCTCTGCAAAAAGTGGAGGACATGAACTCCAGAACCCAGGCTCTGTCCTCAGCTTTCATCAGTCTCACCCCACACAGTCTCCCTGGCAATCTCAACCACTCCCGTGGCTTCAACTGCCTTCTAAGCTGATGCCTTCCAAATCTACCCTTCAGGCCAGGACTACACCTCGGCCTCACACCTAATGTCTAACTGCCTCTATCGCACATGGCAAGACAGAAATAAGGTGGGTTCTGGAGCTTGACGATGCTGGCTCTGACACTGATTAGCTATGTGTCTACAAGTAAGCTATTTAACCTCTCAGACACTTGGTTTCTCTCCTccataaaatgacaataaattacCTTGCAGAGATGCTACAAGGATTCAAAATATAGGCAACCAACCGCAAACTTATTAAGACTACACTCacaggacttccccagtggcccagtggttaagactctgcgcttccattgcaggggcccaagttcgatctctggttggggaactaagatcccacatgccgcagggcgcggccaaaataaataaatacataaagactACACTCACGACTCCTCATTTTTACAGCTTTCCTTATTATAAATTATCCCTCCATCACAGGAGTAACCAGCA
This window of the Balaenoptera ricei isolate mBalRic1 chromosome 20, mBalRic1.hap2, whole genome shotgun sequence genome carries:
- the MTMR4 gene encoding myotubularin-related protein 4 isoform X4, whose amino-acid sequence is MVPFTVLQGEGVEFLGRAADALIAISNYRLHIKFKDSVINVPLRMIDSVESRDMFQLHISCKDSKVVRCHFSTFKQCQEWLSRLSRATARPAKPEDLFAFAYHAWCLGLTEEDQHTHLCQPGEHIRCRQEAELARMGFDLQNVWRVSHINSNYKLCPSYPQKLLVPVWITDKELQNVASFRSWKRVPVVVYRHLRNGAAIARCSQPEISWWGWRNADDEYLVTSIAKACALDPGTRTTGGSVSTGNSDATEACDTDFDSSLTACSGVESTAAPQKLLILDARSYTAAVANRAKGGGCECEEYYPNCEVVFMGMANIHAIRNSFQYLRAVCSQMPDPSNWLSALESTRWLQHLSVMLKAAVLVANTVDREGRPVLVHCSDGWDRTPQIVALAKILLDPYYRTLEGFQVLVESDWLDFGHKFGDRCGHQENAEDQNEQCPVFLQWLDSVHQLLKQFPCLFEFNEAFLVKLVQHTYSCLYGTFLANNPCEREKRNIYKRTCSVWALLRAGNKNFHNFLYTSGSEMVLHPVCHVRALHLWTAVYLPASSPCTLGEESMDLYLSPVAQSQEFSGRSLDRLPKTRSMDDLLSACDTSSPLTRTSSDPNLNNHCQEARVGLEPWHGNPEGSETTVVESGVGGLQQTVGEMALPPSLPSSQKDYLSNKPVKSHRSSSPSYRLLNAAVPQEAKGGTSDPETKVLEETKAPAPDPPAQDELGRTLDGTEEPPEHCPEKAAVRALSKVVSSKRDGACDFPESSQDSLTGAPEQAQLDSVLGVPSRGAPAHGLGTLCNPPSATCQIPPDPSTDFLNQDPPGSVASVSHQEQPSSVPDLIQGEEDMGKRENNRNGQLLENPRFGKVPLELARKPISQSQISEFSFLGSNWDSFQGMVTSFPSGETTPRRLLSYGCCSKRSSSKQMRATGSYFGGQWAQREGVRSPVCSSHSNGHCTGPGGKNNQMWLSGHPKQVSSTKPVPLSCPSPVPPLYLDDDGLPFPTDVIQHRLRQIEAGYKQEVEQLRRQVRELQMRLDIRHCCAPPAEPPMDYEDDFTCLKESDGSDTEDFGSDHSEDCLSEASWEPVDKKETEVTRWVPDHMASHCYNCDCEFWLAKRRHHCRNCGNVFCAGCCHLKLPIPDQQLYDPVLVCNSCYEHIQVSRARELMSQHLKKPIATASS